The Euphorbia lathyris chromosome 3, ddEupLath1.1, whole genome shotgun sequence genome contains a region encoding:
- the LOC136222036 gene encoding uncharacterized protein, whose product MGLVAVFFLCSHIFESLEPKVVRESSEKPPPKSRREILVPIHHHLKSDPAVPWASSLLYSPHPKSDAAVPWASSLLYSPHPKSDAAVPLRRIPLRRLRISKREGDPLSIQDSVQAFKDLGIYPQIHECRDSLRHWFSSVLLKPLLNKIETSHIKVMQAAAKVGISITISEIGNPIDWKPWGRNCMLEQLRRTLLQALDTSMTKFPAVSLHQTSQQNPRIHECLNAITEHERLHTLIKGEWVKGLLSHSNIPDGYMVQRIRELAEGACLKKYEYMRSGDVSCHLPTDSHLLMYLFCVFLGDPHWQLQVDTSAYAYGLWRENPLFVGVLPKHRLPEKYIYVLSGVPSILHPGACVLAIGNQTLPIFSLYWDKKLQFSLQGITAFWDSISVLCRRIEVGFIS is encoded by the exons ATGGGTTTGGTGGCTGTATTTTTTCTCTGCTCCCACATTTTTGAGTCTCTCGAGCCAAAAGTTGTGAGGGAATCAAGTGAAAAACCTCCCCCCAAGTCACGTCGTGAAATCCTTGTCCCGATACACCACCATCTTAAATCAGACCCTGCTGTTCCTTGGGCTAGTTCCCTTTTATATTCTCCCCATCCTAAATCTGACGCTGCTGTTCCTTGGGCTAGTTCCCTTTTATATTCTCCCCATCCTAAATCTGACGCTGCTGTTCCCTTGAGACGCATTCCCTTGAGGCGTCTGAGGATCTCTAAGAGAGAGGGCGATCCTTTATCAATTCAAGACTCTGTTCAGGCCTTCAAGGATTTGGGTATCTATCCTCAAATCCATGAGTGCCGTGACAGCCTAAGGCACTGGTTTTCATCGGTTCTTCTCAAACCTCTACTCAACAAGATTGAAACCAGCCACATTAAG GTCATGCAAGCTGCTGCCAAAGTTGGTATTTCTATCACTATTAGTGAAATAGGAAATCCAATTGATTGGAAGCCATGGGGCCGGAATTGCATGCTCGAGCAATTACGTCGCACACTTTTGCAGGCTCTTGATACTTCCATGA CTAAGTTTCCTGCTGTCAGTTTGCATCAAACCTCCCAGCAAAATCCTAGGATTCATGAATGTCTTAATGCCATCACTGAGCATGAAAGGCTTCATACATTGATCAAAGGAGAATGGGTCAAAGGATTGCTATCACATAGCAACATCCCAGACGGCTATATGGTGCAGAGGATTCGGG AGCTTGCTGAAGGGGCTTGCTTGAAGAAATATGAGTACATGAGGAGTGGGGATGTCAGTTGCCACCTTCCTACTGATTCTCACTTGCTCATGTATCTATTTTGTGTTTTCCTTGGCGACCCACATTGGCAGCTTCAGGTGGATACATCGGCTTATGCTTATGGACTATGGAGGGAGAATCCTTTGTTCGTGGGTGTTTTGCCAAAACATAGGCTTCCAGAGAAGTATATATATGTGCTCTCTGGTGTTCCTTCCATTCTTCACCCAGGAGCATGTGTACTGGCTATTGGAAATCAAACTCTTCCAATCTTTAGCTTATACTGGGATAAGAAACTGCAGTTTTCCCTTCAG